One Gossypium hirsutum isolate 1008001.06 chromosome A11, Gossypium_hirsutum_v2.1, whole genome shotgun sequence genomic window carries:
- the LOC107912765 gene encoding DNA ligase 6 isoform X2: MLPMSSQGTATATKTLALDSTQLYLTAIDSSDSTLSFPSIPSSFPPSKLIPNTRFLVDSFRHSTTTTFSAAYFLSHFHSDHYSGLSPSWSKGIIFCSHLTSLLLIQTLKIPPHFVFPLPLNDPVVVDGCEVILVDANHCPGAVQFLFKVPTKNGSFERYVHTGDCRYCNSMKLNSYLNDFVGCDAIFLDTTYCNPKFVFPSQEESVDYVVSVVDRIGKEFKEKKVLFLVATYVVGKEKILVEVARRCKRKIFVDGRKMEILNVLGYGGDKVFTVDESESNVHVVGWNVLGETWPYFRPNFVRMKEIMEEKGYEKIVGFVPTGWTYEIKRNKFVVRSKDSIEIHLVPYSEHSNYDELREYVKFLKPKKVIPTVGMDIEKLDSKHADKLRRHFAGLVDEMANKKDFLMGFHRGNYGGVEKVEMDASPDLNEDKDMERKQNILEMKSVESKNADITLNDSSPVQKPDLQDSAIPNEEERERIIEELGDSLPRWVTRDQKLNLISSSRWNVVEAVSNFYEHENELYEQISAFRTSDSASAAQAGSSDNSVSSLNSGPFRSSRHEGLISHLSQASKPSNFKLSVRSNISPGKRKKSTENKSNKKVKSNSKLESSGSKQPMITSFFGKVLVDDSKGGGTGLKIEECPKDEITLPGDLTKSYTEKIDQFIQIINGNESSRNYVATLLEKTQGDINRALDTYYGNPEVNHDGNTENMVFSSKSAQVWSCSNDCPVSKNENALEESRSTPDSSLQGQPVENVDVTLVSLPPDKYKPIEHACWRSDQPAPYVHLARTFDLVGSQRGKIKATSMLCNMFRSLLALSPEDVLPAVYLCTNKIAADHENIELNIGGSLVTSALEEACGTNRSKIRDMYNDMGDLGDVAQACRQTQTLLAPPRPLLIRDVYSVLRKISVQTGSGSTMRKKNLIVNLIRSCREKEMKFLVRTLVRNLRIGAMMKTVLPALAQAVVMNSSRALCHEGTADCLKEKLQELSTAVTEAYNVLPNLDLLVPSLMKEGIAFSSSTLSMVPGIPIKPMLAKITNGVPEVLKLFQNKAFTCEYKYDGQRVQIHKLANGAVRVFSRNGDETTLRFPDLINTIKESAKPAAQTFILDAEVVAIDRKNGQKLMSFQELSSRERGSKDSLITVDKIKVNICVFVFDIMFANGQQLLGVPLRQRRKCMPFPSHNFFFFRFEGFVS; encoded by the exons ATGCTGCCAATGTCATCTCAAGGGACGGCCACCGCCACCAAAACACTTGCGTTAGACTCCACCCAACTTTATCTCACTGCCATAGACTCCTCCGATTCCACCCTTTCTTTTCCCTCTATTCCCTCCTCTTTCCCTCCCTCTAAACTCATACCCAATACCCGATTCCTTGTCGACTCCTTCCGCcactccaccaccaccaccttctCCGCCGCCTACTTCCTCTCCCACTTCCACTCCGACCACTACTCCGGCCTCTCCCCTTCCTGGTCCAAAGGCATCATCTTTTGTTCCCACCTCACTTCCCTCCTCCTCATCCAAACCCTTAAAATCCCGCCTCATTTCGTCTTCCCTTTACCTCTAAACGACCCCGTTGTGGTAGATGGCTGCGAGGTCATTCTCGTTGACGCCAATCATTGCCCCGGTGCTGTCCAATTCCTATTCAAAGTTCCCACAAAAAACGGGAGCTTTGAAAGGTATGTTCACACGGGTGATTGTCGTTATTGTAATTCGATGAAGTTGAATAGTTATTTGAATGACTTTGTTGGTTGTGATGCGATTTTTTTAGATACTACTTATTGTAATCCAAAATTCGTATTTCCTTCTCAAGAAGAATCGGTTGATTATGTAGTTAGTGTGGTAGATAGGATAGGAAaggaatttaaagaaaaaaaggttTTGTTTCTTGTTGCCACTTATGTTGTTGGAAAAGAGAAGATTTTGGTTGAGGTCGCGAGGCGATGTAAGAGGAAGATATTTGTTGATGGGAGGAAAATGGAGATTTTAAATGTTTTGGGGTATGGGGGTGATAAAGTTTTCACGGTAGATGAGAGTGAGAGTAATGTTCATGTCGTTGGTTGGAATGTATTAGGCGAGACGTGGCCGTATTTTCGGCCGAATTTTGTGAGAATGAAAGAGATTATGGAGGAAAAAGGGTATGAGAAGATTGTTGGCTTTGTGCCGACTGGGTGGACTTATGAAATTAAACGGAATAAATTTGTAGTGAGGTCAAAAGATTCAATCGAGATACATCTAGTCCCTTACAGTGAGCATTCTAATTATGATGAGCTTAGAGAATATGTGAAGTTTTTGAAACCAAAGAAGGTTATTCCTACTGTTGGCATGGACATTGAGAAGCTTGACAGTAAGCATGCTGATAAGCTGAGAAGGCACTTTGCTGGTCTGGTTGATGAAATGGCAAATAAAAAGGACTTCCTGATGGGTTTTCATCGCGGCAACTATGGGGGTGTAGAAAAAGTTGAAATGGATGCTAGTCCTGACTTGAATGAGGACAAGGACATGGAGAGAAAGCAAAATATATTGGAAATGAAATCTGTTGAGAGTAAAAATGCAGATATTACTTTGAATGATTCATCTCCTGTGCAGAAACCTGATTTACAAGATTCAGCTATACCGAATGAGGAGGAAAGAGAGAGAATCATTGAGGAATTAGGTGACTCTTTGCCCAGATGGGTGACCAGGGACCAGAAATTAAATTTGATCAGCAGCTCAAGATGGAATGTTGTTGAAGCAGtttctaatttttatgaacaTGAAAATGAGTTATACGAGCAAATCTCTGCTTTTAGAACTTCTGATTCTGCCTCTGCTGCTCAGGCAGGTTCATCTGACAACTCTGTCTCATCTTTGAATTCAGGGCCTTTTAGAAGTAGCAGGCATGAAGGTTTAATCAGTCATTTAAGTCAAGCCAGCAAGCCTTCTAATTTTAAACTTTCAGTTCGGAGTAACATATCTCCCGGTAAAAGGAAGAAAAGTACTGAGAACAAGTCAAATAAGAAAGTAAAAAGCAACTCAAAACTGGAATCTAGCGGGTCAAAGCAACCTATGATAACTAGCTTCTTTGGTAAAGTTTTGGTTGATGACTCTAAAGGTGGTGGGACTGGCTTGAAAATTGAGGAATGccctaaggatgaaatcacaTTGCCTGGTGACTTGACTAAATCATATACAGAGAAAATAGATCAGTTTATTCAGATAATAAATGGCAATGAATCGTCAAGAAATTATGTGGCCACCTTACTTGAGAAGACCCAAGGAGATATCAACAGGGCACTGGATACATATTATGGTAATCCTGAAGTGAACCATGATGGGAATACGGAAAATATGGTATTTTCCAGCAAATCAGCTCAGGTCTGGAGCTGTAGTAATGATTGCCCTGTTAGCAAGAATGAAAATGCACTGGAGGAGTCAAGATCTACTCCGGATTCATCTTTGCAAGGACAACCAGTGGAAAATGTTGACGTAACTCTTGTATCATTGCCTCCTGATAAATATAAACCCATTGAGCATG CATGCTGGAGGTCTGACCAGCCTGCTCCATATGTCCATCTTGCACGGACTTTTGACCTTGTTGGCAGTCAAAGGGGAAAGATCAAAGCTACTTCCATGCTTTGCAATATGTTTAGGAG TTTGCTGGCCTTATCCCCTGAGGATGTGCTTCCTGCTGTGTATCTGTGCACCAACAAAATCGCCGCTGATCATGAAAATATT GAATTGAATATTGGCGGTAGTTTGGTTACATCTGCACTGGAAGAAGCTTGTGGGACTAACCGTTCAAAAATAAGGGATATGTACAATGACATGGGTGATCTTG GTGATGTTGCACAAGCATGCCGACAAACCCAAACTTTACTTGCTCCTCCACGACCACTATTAATTAGGGATGTATATTCTGTGCTTCGGAAGATAAG TGTACAAACAGGCAGTGGCAGCACCATGCGGAAGAAAAACCTTATTGTGAATCTTATACGTTCATGTAGAGAGAAGGAGATGAAGTTTCTAGTGAGAACTTTG GTCAGGAATTTGCGAATAGGAGCAATGATGAAAACTGTTCTTCCTGCATTGGCTCAAGCAGTTGTCATGAATTCCTCTCGTGCTCTTTGTCATGAAGGGACAGCAGATTGTCTAAAAGAAAAGCTCCAG GAACTTTCTACAGCAGTAACCGAAGCATATAATGTACTTCCAAATTTG GATTTGCTTGTTCCTTCACTAATGAAGGAAGGTATTGCATTTTCATCATCAACCTTGTCAATGGTTCCGGGAATACCTATTAAACCCATGCTTGCAAA AATTACCAATGGGGTTCCAGAAGTACTGAAGCTTTTTCAAAACAAAGCTTTTACATGTGAATATAA ATATGATGGTCAGCGTGTCCAGATTCACAAATTGGCTAATGGAGCGGTGCGTGTCTTTTCACGAAATGGGGATGAAACAACATTAAGATTTCCagatttaattaatacaattaaagAATCTGCTAAGCCTGCTGCCCAGACTTTCATATTGGATGCTGAG GTAGTTGCAATTGATAGGAAGAATGGTCAGAAGCTGATGTCCTTCCAAGAATTATCTTCAAGAGAAAGAGGAAGCAAAGATTCTTTGATCACagtggacaaaataaag GTTAATATTTGCGTATTTGTGTTTGACATCATGTTTGCTAATGGACAGCA GCTGCTAGGTGTTCCTCTACGCCAAAGAAGGAAATGTATGCCTTTCCCCTCccacaattttttctttttcag GTTTGAAGGATTTGTTTCATGA